The following is a genomic window from Desulforhopalus sp..
TTCTGCAGATCGATGACCGCCAGCGGATCGATTCCGGCGAAGGGTTCGTCGAGGAGGATGAACTTTGGCCGTGTTGACAGGGCGCGCATGATTTCCACCCGCCGCCGTTCTCCGCCGGAAAGGGCATGGCCTTTATTTTTGCGGAGATAGCCGATGCCGAGGTCTTCCATCAATTCGTCGAGGCGGTTGTTTATCTCGTTTTTTGAAAGCCCCAGCGGCTCAAGAATAATGCGGACGTTTTCCTCAACCGTCAGTTTCTTGAACACCGACGGCTCTTGGGCCAGATAGGTGATGCCCTTCAATGCCCTTTTGTGGATGGGCAGGTCGGTTATGTTTTCACCGGCAAAGAGGATATTTCCCTGATCGGGACGGATGAACCCGGCAATGCTGTAAAAGGTAGTGGTCTTGCCGGCGCCGTTTGGTCCCAGAAGGCCAACAACCACGCCGGGTTGAACCTGGAGGCTGACCCCGTCGAC
Proteins encoded in this region:
- the lptB gene encoding LPS export ABC transporter ATP-binding protein; this translates as MSVLETRNIVKRYGARTVVDGVSLQVQPGVVVGLLGPNGAGKTTTFYSIAGFIRPDQGNILFAGENITDLPIHKRALKGITYLAQEPSVFKKLTVEENVRIILEPLGLSKNEINNRLDELMEDLGIGYLRKNKGHALSGGERRRVEIMRALSTRPKFILLDEPFAGIDPLAVIDLQKIIFKLKEKGLGILISDHNVRETLQVCDFAYIMNAGQVLTSGVADDIIESEVARKMYLGENFRM